The region TCGACCACATCCCGGCGTCGCGCAGGCTGATCTCTTTTTGGTGGCGGTGGGCGAACAGGTCCATGAACACGGAAAAGACGATGACGGCAAAAAACAGCACGATGGTTTCCAACGGGAAGCCGAACGACGTCATGGTCACTCCTTGATCCCAGGGGCCAGGATCACGCCGCGCGCGACCCGTACCCGTCCTTGAGGTAGGGTGATGCGCCCTGGCCCTCAAGACGCGACTGCAAAGTCGTCCTCGTCCGAAGGACCAAAGCGACCGAGGGGTCTGGGGAGGCAAGCCTCCCCTGCCTTCCCCTTAAAGAGGCGGCGCGACGATCATCCGCCCCCCCCCTTCGGCCCGGGCCTGGGCCAAGGCCTGCTCGACCCGCTCCAGCAAATCCCGCATCGCCACCGCCGGGTCCACCACGCCCTCGCGCGGATCAGCAAGCTCGGCCACCCCGGCCGAAACCGTGATGCTCACCGGGCCCTCCGGGGTGGACAGGCTCTTGCCATGAATTTCCTCCAGCAAGGAGCCAATGACACTGGCCGCTTGGCCCACCGTTGCGCCGGGCAGGATGGCCGCGACCGCCGTGCCGCAACACCGTCCCGCCGCATCGCTGCCGCGCAGGCGTCGGCGCAGGGTTTGAGCGAGAAAGCGGACCAACTGATCACCCACCTGGTGCCCGTGCTGGGTCAACAGCGAGCGCAAGCGGTCGGGATCGAACACCGCCATCGACAACGGCGTGCCAGCCCGCCGCGCCCGCGCCACCTCGCGCTGAAGGTGCTCTTGCAAGGCGTCATTGGTCAGAAGGCCGGTGGGCGGTTCGTGGCGCTGGTTCTCACGGGCCAACCGCCCCCGACGCCCCTGCGCTTCAATGGCGGCCACAACCACCTCGGGATGCAGGGGCCAGGACAGCAACAGGTCCACCCCCGCCGCCAGAGCCGCCTGCTGCGCCGATGCGTCCCGTCGGTGGGAGACCGCCACGATCGGCACAGCCTGCGGTGCCGCGTCGCGCACCACCGCCGCGACCTCAGCCGCCGAGTAGGACCGCATCCCCACATCCACCACCAGGACATCGGGTTCGAAGGCGACAAGACGGCCCAGCACTTCCTCCGGGTGGCCCAAGATCTCGCACTGGATACCGGCTTCGTCGAGTACCCCCCCCACAAACCCCGCCACCAAGGGAGTGTCGGCAATCACGAGAACCCGCCAGGGCTCCAGGCTGGCCTCGGCCATGAGACGCAGCAGGGCCTCGACGCATTCCCCGGCCTCGGCGTGCGGCAAATAGGCGTTGGCCCCCAGCCGATAAGCCCGGACCCGCCACAGAAAGGTCCCGGCCCCACCGATCGCCACCACGGGAATCCCCGCCGCGCGCAGCCCCCCCAGCGCCTGTTCCAACTCGCGATCAGGAGCCGTGCCCAACTCGACAACCCCCCCAGCAAGCGGGGTCAACGGTAAGGCCTGGAGCGACCTTTCCTCGTCCCACACCAAGGCTTCAAACCCGGCCTCTTCCAGGGCCAGAGACAAGGCCCGCTCGACCCCCAGGGTTAAAACCACCGGGGCCGGTCCTGATTTGCCCGGCGCGAGAAAACTGCGCCGCAGCAGCGGGGCATGCAAAAGCGAGGCCTCAGGATCCAGCGCCCGGATCTCTTCGTTCACCAAGTATGCCAAATACTCAAGCTGATCAAGGGTATCCCGGTCCACCTGAGTTTCGGGCAAGACCAAGATCAGGCGCTCCAAGGCGGCGGCGGTACGGCCCAACGCGCAATACCCAAGGCTCCCGGCCGATCCGGCCAACCGGTGGGCAAGAAAGCGCAAGCGCTGCCGCCCCTCGACCTCTTCTCTTGCGCCGTCCACAAAGGCCGCCGCCAAGCTGACCAGTTCCTCGCCCTGGCCCTGGGCGGTCTCAATAAAAGATCGCACGGTGGCGTCAAGACGCTCGCGGGCGGGATCGGAATAAACGTCGGTGGATTTCATGGCCGCCCCCGCCACAACGCCCGCACCTGATCGGCCAACGACAGCGGATCAAAGGGCTTGGTCAACACCCCAAGACACCCAGGCACCGCCGCCAAGCTCGACCGCTCCGGTCCGTGGGCCGCTGTCAGAAACACCACCGGGACCGAGAGCGCCAGAGCCCGCCAGACATCACGGCCATCAAGGCCGTCGTCGAGCAAAAGATCCATGACCACCAAGTCCGGCTGACGCTCGGCGATGGCCAAGCGCGCCTCACGCTCGCCGCCGGCCCCCCCACCGATAAGCCCCCCACATCGCCCAGGGCCACACACGCCAATGCGCGCATGGCCGGGTCGTCGTCCACGACCAGGATATGGCCAAGATCCCCGTCTGCCGCCATGCCCTTTGCCTTCCTTTCCTCAACCAGCCCGGGCCACCGTTTGTGACGCTCCGCGTCATACGGTCTTAGGTCTCCGCAGCAAGAGAGGAAAGGATAGCTTATTCCCGTCCGTCAGGCGACACCAGGGATACAAGCTTGCGGGACGGTAGGGTAAAGATAGGGGGAGAGGCACACTTCCCCGGCCTTGTTCCTTCTTAAAAGTCCGACCTCTCCCGGGCCACGGCGCCGCAAACAGCCCGGACGAACCCCGACGCCCTCTCGCCGCTGGTCCAAGGCTCCATCGGCGTTCCGCTGGCCGCATCAAGCTCGGCCCAGCGTGCCGCCTCACACTCCACCACCCGCTCGCGCAAGGCGGCCCCCTCGCGGCCCAGCCACAACACTGAAACCCAGCGATGCGCCGGTTGCTCCGGGTCCTGGCGGACCGCATGACGATCAAAGGCCATCAAGGACTCGGTGCGGGGCACCAGCAAGGTCCAGGGCTCCAAAAACGACGAAACCCGCTCGCGTTCAATCACCACCATGCCCCGGGGTAGCGCGGCAACGGCTCGGTTTACCCAGGTGTAGCGGTTCCAGATGCCAAAGGCGATCACGGCAATCAGCACCCCGCCGCCCACCACAGCCCACAGAACCCGGCGCCCGGCCAAGCGAAACGCCACCATCATGACGACGGCGGTCATCCCGCCAAACACCGCCATGGAGAGCAAATCAAAAAAAAGCATGTCTCCTCGCGCGCCCCGCTTGATCCCGACCGGGCGTAGCCTAGTGCAAGAGTCTGGGCGGGGGAAACGCTCTTTTTGGATCGAGGGGGCCGGGAAGGTCCCGCTTCCCCAGCCTGCCCCTCTGCCGCGACGCTCCCGCAAAAGCCCCCTACCCCAGCAAGGCCCGCACCCTCACCGGAGCGTCGTCCGACAGCCCCTCCGCCTGGGCTAACAGCAACTCGGCGGCGGCCACGGCGTCGGTCAAGGCATTGTGCGCCTTGTAGCGGGGCAAGCCGCGACGGGCCCGCGCCGCCGCCAAGCGCAAGGCCCCCCGTTCCACCGGGTGTCCGGCCCGTATCAAGGCTTGATACTCCAACTCCAAGGTGTCCACAAACGACAGCTCCAGGGGTTGACCGTACAGGCGACGGCAGGCCCGACTGAGAAAAAAGCGCTCCAGCCGCGCATGATGCGCCACCACCACGCGACCAGCCAGCGCCCGCAGCACCAAGGGCATTACGCTCCCCAAGCGGGGGGCCGTCTCCAGGTGGCCATCAAGGATCCCATGGAGCACGGCGGTCTCCTCGGGCACCGGCCGACGGGGGCGCACCAAGTGGTAGCCGGCTCCGGCCAACCGGATCCGGCCCTCGACGATCGGGACGTAGCCGATGGACAAAATCTCGTCGGTATCCGCGTCCAGCCCGGTCGCCTCGATATCCAGGGCCAGATACTCCACCGCCGTCCACGGCAGATCACCATCTCCGATCGGCGTCCGATAATAGGTGCGCAAAGGCCCCGGTGGACTGCGCCACCCCAGCCACGACCGGCGCAAGGACAAGCCAAAGACATGACGCCACCAGGGTTCGGTGCGGTGCGCCAAACCATCGAACAGCCCGGGCCGCCGTTCCCCCTCGCCTAAGCGCAAGGCCTCCAGTGCCGCCTCGGTTCGGGCCAGTTCCCACGCCTCGCGCTCGGCGTCCCAAGGCTCCGGCCCCCCAGCCATCACAAGCGCCCGACCTGGAACACATGAGCCAAGGCGCTTTGCATGGTTTTGACCACGCCAAAGGCGTCCTTCAGGTAGGAGCGCTCCAGCGGCGACAGGTCGGCGGGCGCCAGAAAATTATCAAGCGCCTGCCCCTCGCGCGAGCGCCGGGCCTGATGGCGAACCCGGGTCAGGGCGATGAACTCCAAAGCATCACGCAAGTTGGCCGCTCCCTCGGGGCTAAGGCCGCCGCGTTCGCGCACCAAGTCCAAGCGCTCCTGCGTGTTAACCGCCGCCACGCCGGCCGCCAAGGCATGCACCCGGGCAAGGTCGATGATGGGGATCAGCCCCTTGTGCTTGAGGTCGAGCTTGTTGGCGTTCTCCCCGCCCCGCTCCAGCACCAGATGGCGAAAGAACCCCAAGGGGGGCTGATGCCCCAGGGCGTGGCGGGCCAAATGGGCCAAAAAGGCGCGATTTTGCCGAGCCCGCTCCAGCGCCGGGCCTTGGACCGCCTCGAACAAGGCCTTGGGGCCGCGAACCAACCGCAAATCAAAAAAAATCGAGGACAGCATCAGGGCCTTGGGATCGGGTTCCTCGACCCAGCGGCGGAACAACGCTTTCCATTCCCGCACCGGCAAACGCCACGTCGGCGTCATCGCCATGGTGCCCCCGGGGCAATGGACATACCCGCAGACATTCAAGCCATCACACACAAACCGGGTGAAGGCCGTGAAATAAGCCCCATGGACGGCCTCGTCATAGGTATCGTCCAAAATCAGGCAGTTGTCCTGGTCGGAAAAGGCCGTCTGCTCCTGCCGGCCCTGCGATCCCGCCGCCGCCCAGGCATAGGGCACCGGTGCCGGCCCCAGGGCTTTTTCCGCAAGACGCACCAAGCGCACCGTCGCCGCGTCGGTGAGCGCCGAGACCACATGGCCGATGTTGCTGGCCGACAACCCCGCGTCCGCCAAGCGCCACACCAACTCCGGCAAGGGCCGCAGCACCGCTGCCATGCCCTCGGCGGTCTCTTGTTTGTGCAGGTCCCCCACCAAGTACACGGCCGAGGGAGCCTGTAAGCGCACCAGATTGGTGGTTGTGATACACCCTTCCAAAACGCCATCGCGCGTTACCGGCAAATGCCTGATATTATGCCGCGACATCAGGAGCATGGCGTCAAAGGCACTGGCCCGGGCCTCCAGGGACACCGGCCCCGGACTCATCACCTGGGCGATTGGGGTCGTGCCGTCGAGATCGGCAGCAACAACCCGGTTGCGCAGGTCGCGGTCGGTAAAGATCCCCGTCAACGTCCCGGCAGCCGTCACCAGGATACACGACACCCGTTCGTCACGCATCACCCGGGCCGCCTCGCGCACGCTGGCGTCGGGGGGCAAGGTTACAGGCGGTCGGACACCTCGAAAAACCCTGGCTCTGAGCGGTGTCTGCTGATTCAATAAGCCCCAGGCCGTGTTGGAGGGAACGATGGGTCGGCAGCCTGGGTTCTTCGATCTTGAAGAGCGGTATGCGGAGTTGTCGAAGGCGGGCGACCCGCTGGAGAAGCTGCTGAGGGTGGTGAGCTTCGAGGCGTTCCGCTACCGGCTGGACAAGGCGTTGAACCGCAGCGACCGAGCCCGGGGCGGCCGTCCGCCCCATGACGCGGTTTTGATGTTTAAGATCCTGGTGCTTCAGGCGCTGTACAACCTGTCCGACGATCAGGCGGAGTTCATGATCAACGACCGCCTGACGTTCAAACGCTTTCTCGGCCTAGGGCTGGCGGACAAGGCGCCGGACGCCAAGACGATCTGGCTGTTCCGCGAGACGCTGACCGAGGCCAACGCGATCGAGAAGCTGTTCGCGGTGTTCGACGCCAAGCTGAAGGACTCCAGACCTCCGCTTTCTTTTATTAATTGGCTCTCCCTTCCCCCTCCTTTTGAAAAGCATGCTTTTCAAAAGGAGGGGGAAGGGAGAGCCAATTAATAAAAGAAAGCGGAGGTCTGGAGGCGTCAGCCTCCAGGCGGGGCCCGGGGCGGCAGCCCCGCGTTGCCGAAGCCAGCACCAAGCGCCGCGTTTTCTACCCGAGCGCTCCGCCCACGTCGTCCTCACCCGCGGGGACGAGGACGTCGCGTTTGCCGGCGTGGTTGGGTTTGGAGATGACGCCTTCGGTTTCCATGCGTTCGATGAGGGTGGCGGCGCGGTTGTAGCCGATTTTGAGGTGGCGTTGGACGGCGCTGGTGGAGGGGCGGCGGGTGCGCAGGACGAGGGCGACGGCTTGATCGTAGAGGCTGGCGTCTTCTCCCGAGATCCCGGAGCCCAGGGTGACGGGGTCGCCTTCGTCTTCTTCCAAGACGGCGTCGAGGTAGGCGGGTTCGGCTTGGGCGCGCAGGTGGGCGCACACGCTTTCGACTTCCTGGTCGCAGACGAAGGGGCCGTGCACGCGGGTGATGCGTCCGCCGGCCGCCATATAGAGCATGTCGCCCTGGCCCAGGAGTTGTTCCGCCCCGGATTCCCCGAGGATGGTCCGGCTGTCGATTTTGCTGGTCACCTGGAACGAGACGCGGGTGGGGAAGTTGGCCTTGATGGTGCCGGTGATTACATCCACGCTCGGGCGCTGGGTGGCCATGATCAGGTGGATGCCGCCGGCGCGGGCCATCTGGGCCAAGCGCTGGATGATGCCTTCCACTTCCTTGCCCGCCACCAGCATAAGGTCGGCCATTTCGTCCACGAGGATGACGATATAGGGCAGGGGGTTGGGATCGATGGGCTGTTCCTCGTAGAGCGGCTTGCCGGTTTCGGGATCGAAGCCGACCTGGACCGTGCGGGTCAGCGAGGCCCCCTTGGCCTGGGCCTCCAAGATCTTGCGATTATAGCCGTCGATGTTGCGCACCCCGAGGGTGCTCATGATGCGATAGCGGTTTTCCATCTCGCGTGCCGCCCACTTGAGGGCGACCACGGCCTTGTGGGGGTCGGTGACCACTGGGGTCAGCAGGTGGGGAATGCCGTCGTAGATGGAGAGCTCCAGCATCTTGGGGTCGATCATGATCAAACGCACCCGTTGCGGCGACAGCCGGAACAGGAGCGACAAGATCATGGTGTTGACCGCGACCGACTTGCCCGATCCGGTGGTGCCGGCGATGAGCAGGTGGGGCATGCGTGCCAGATCCACCACCACAGCGTCGCCGCTAATGTCCCGGCCGAGCGCCAGGGGCAGCGAGCCCGGATGGGCGGTGAACTCGGGGCTTTCCAGCACGCCGCGCAGGCGCACCATGTCGCGCTCGCTGTTGGGCAGCTCGATGCCAATGACGTTGCGGCCGGGCACCACGGCGATGCGGGCCGACAGGGCGCTCATCGAGCGGGCGATGTCGTCGGCCAGACCGACCACGCGGGCTGTCTTGGTGCCCGGGGCCGGCGCCAGTTCGTAGAGGGTCACCACCGGGCCGGGGCGGACCTTGACGATGCCCCCGCGCACGCCAAAGTCGCTCAACACGCTCTCCAAAACGCGGGCGTTTTGTGTCAGGGCTTCCTCGTCCAAGGGCAGCAGGGTCGAAGGCTCCGAGGGCGCCAGCAGATCCAGGGGCGGTGGCGTGACCGGGGTATCCGTCTCCTCGCGCGGCACAATGGCTTCGGGTGTGATCCGTGGTTGGGGCGGTCGGGGGGGCGCTGGAGGGCGTGGGGCAATGATCGCCGGCCCCTCGCGATCGGTGCCGGGCAAGGTGTCGGCCCCTGGCTGCAAGGGCGCATCGGGCATCAGGTCGGTTTCGCGCCGGGGCCAGCGCCGGGGTGCCGGGACCGGGCGGGGGGGCGTTTTGTCCGAGGCCGGGGGCCGGGGGCGGCCGTGGAGGCGGTTGGCCAGGGCATGCAGGGCCTCGGTCATGGTGGTGCCAATGCGACCGAAGGAGCGGGCCGTTGCCGCGTAATCATGCCACGTGATCACTGCCGCCCATTGCAGACCCAACAGGCCGAAGCCTCCCAGGATCAGACCACACAGGGAGACCCAGGTCTCCAGATTGTCGGGCACTCCGGCCAGCGCCAAGCCAATCGCGATCCGCTCGCCCAGCAGCAGCCCAGCGAAGCCCCCAAGACCGGCCAAAATCGGCCACTCGCGGGGCGGCGGCGCGGCGGCCAGGGCCAGGGTGAGGGTCAAGGTTGCGGCGATCAACACCAAAAGCCGTCCCCACACGGCTGGCACGGTGCGACCGGTCAGTAAGCGCATTCCCCACAAGGTGATCACCAGAACCGGCGCTGCCACCGCGCGGGGGCGGCCACAGGAGCGGGGGCGCTGGGCGTCTGGGCGTTGGCCGGGGTCACGAGGCTGGACCACGCCAGCGCGGCGGCGCCAATCACGGCGGTGGCTCCAACGCCTTGCAGGAAGATCTTGGTGAGCATCATCATCTCTCCGGGGTGTCTCTTGATGTCAGGGATCCTGCCATCCTCCCCGTGAACCCGTCGTGAGCCCCCCGTTCATTCTCGGTTCATGGACCGAGCCCTAGTCTCCCTCTCAAGCGGCCCCCCCCTTTTTCCTTAAGGACGGAGGGCCTGGGAGGCCCGCCTCCCCAGCCTCCCTGCTCTCAGGTCCCCCCATGAAACTCCTCCTTCTCCTCGCCGCCCTGAGCCTTCTGACCCCACCGCCAGCCTTGGCCGGAGATACCGGCTATCGCACCCCCGGGACGTGGGACCATGGCAGGAAGGACGACGACGATCACGACAACGACGATCGCGAGGACCATGAACGGGCCCGCGACGCGGTGATGCGCGGCAACGCCTTGCCATTGTCACGGATTTTGCGCGACGCCGAAGCCCAGGGCTTGGGCCGCCTGCTGGAAGCCGACCTGGAAGACCACCACGGCCGCTTGATCTACGAGCTTAAAATGCTCGATCCTCGCGGCCAAGTGACCGAATTGCGCTACGATGCCGCGACAGGCGCCTTGCTGCGCCGGCACGGGAGGGACTGAATGCGGGTTTTGGTCGTCGAGGATGAACCGACCCTGGCCGCTTCCCTGGCCCGGGTGCTGGAACGCGCCGGCTTTGTGGTCGATGTCGCGCCCGATGGGGAAGAGGGGCACTTTCTCGGCGATACCGAGCCCTATGACGCCGTGGTTCTCGACCTTGGCCTGCCCCGCCTCGACGGGGTCGGCGTGCTGCGGCGCTGGCGGGCCGACGGGCGGAGCATGCCTGTCCTGATCCTTACGGCGCGTGGCGGCTGGGCGGAGAAAGTGGCGGGGTTCGAGGCCGGCGCCGATGATTTTCTGGCCAAGCCCTTCGAGATGGAGGAGGTGATCTATCGCCTGAAGGCCCTGATTCGGCGGGCCAGCGGCCATGGCGCCACCACCTTGACCGTGGGTCCGCTGCGCTACGACACCTTGTCGGGCAAGGCCTGGGTGGACGGGGTGCCCTTGGATCTGACGGCCCAGGAGGGGCGCATCCTTTCTTACCTATTGCACCACGCCGGTCGGCCGGTGAGCCGCACCGAGATCATCGAACACGTTTACGATCGGGATTTCGATAGTGATTCCAACGTGATCGACGTCCTGATCGGGCGCCTGCGCCGCAAGCTCGGGGCGCCCCTGATCCACACCGTGCGCGGTCTGGGCTACTGTCTGGAGGCCCGATGAGCCGGCCTCCTCCCTCGCTGCGCCGGCGTCTGCTGACCTCGGGCGCCGCGTGGCTGCTCACCGCCGTGGCCGGCGCCTATGCCCTGCTTGATTGGGCGATTGCCGATACCTTGGAGCGGACCTTCCAGGGGCGTCTGGCCCTTGATCTCGAAAGCCTGATTGCCGCCACTGAGGTGACCACCGCCGGGCAGATCCGTTTGACGCGTGAGCCGCCCAATCCCTTGTTCGCCCGCCCCTATTCCGGCTGGTACTGGCAGATTTCCCACGGCGAAGCCGTGCAGCGCTCCCGCTCGTTGTGGGATACAGTCCTGCCCACCCAACTGCCGCCCGAGAGCGGCGCCTTGCATACCCACACCGAGGCCGGGCCCGAGGGCCAGCGCATCCAGGTGGTCGAGCGCGATATTTTCCTGCCCGATCTGCCGGGGCCGGTTCATGTCCTCATCGCTGCCGAGCGCGATAGTCTGGAGGCCGAAGTGCGGCGCCTGCGCGTCTTGCTCGGCGGCTGTCTGGTGGTGTTGGCCGGCGGCGTACTCGTGGGGACCGTGGTTCAGGTCCGCTTCGGCCTGTCCCCTGTGCGCAAGGTCGGGCGGGATCTGGAACGCTTGCGTCAAGCGCCCGACGCCCGCCTGGATTCAGAGCAACCGGGCGAACTGGCGCCCTTGGTGCGGGCTCTCAACAGCGTTCTCGACCACGACGCCGATCTGATCGCCCGCGCCCGCGCCCACGTCGGCAACCTCGCCCACGGTCTGAAAACCCCGCTTGCCGTGTTGCGGGCTGCGACCGAGGAAGGCGAGAGCGTGCCGGCCGAGGTTGTGCGGAGCGAAATTGCCACCATGCACCGCCTTGTCGAGCGTCATCTGACCCGTGCCCGCGCTGTCACCGGGTCGGGAAGCGCGCGCGGCTTGCAGGTTTCGGTGCTGGAGAGCGCGCGCCGTCTCAAGGCCACCGTGTTGGCGCTGCATCGCCGCGACCTTCAGGTCGAGGTCGAAGGGGACGAGGCGGCGCGCTTTGTCGGCGACCCCGATGACCTTTTAGAGATTCTCGGCAATCTGCTGGACAACGCCTGCAAGTGGGCGCGGGCACACGTGCGGGTCCAGGGGCGGGTGACGGCCTCCGGGCTGGAGATTGTGGTCGAGGACGATGGGCCCGGGCTGCCCGAAACCGAGCATGAGGGGGTGTTGCGGCGTGGGGCTCGCTTGGATGACACCAAGCCGGGGCATGGCTTGGGGTTGGATATTGTGAGCGATCTTGTGGCGCTTTATGGCGGGCACTTGACCCTGGCGCGCTCGGAGTTGGGGGGGCTGGCGGTTTTGGTGCGGTTTTAAGGGAAAATAAGGAAGGCCGGAGAGGCGGGGCCTCCCCAGACCCCTCTGTTCCAGAGTTAGAGGGTGCAGACATCGACCCAGGTGGCGGTGGTGATCTGGGCGAGGCGATCAGGGGAAATGCGCAGGGCGGCATGGAGGT is a window of Pararhodospirillum photometricum DSM 122 DNA encoding:
- a CDS encoding response regulator; this encodes MAIAERQPDLVVMDLLLDDGLDGRDVWRALALSVPVVFLTAAHGPERSSLAAVPGCLGVLTKPFDPLSLADQVRALWRGRP
- a CDS encoding PepSY domain-containing protein translates to MKLLLLLAALSLLTPPPALAGDTGYRTPGTWDHGRKDDDDHDNDDREDHERARDAVMRGNALPLSRILRDAEAQGLGRLLEADLEDHHGRLIYELKMLDPRGQVTELRYDAATGALLRRHGRD
- a CDS encoding putative nucleotidyltransferase substrate binding domain-containing protein, which translates into the protein MNQQTPLRARVFRGVRPPVTLPPDASVREAARVMRDERVSCILVTAAGTLTGIFTDRDLRNRVVAADLDGTTPIAQVMSPGPVSLEARASAFDAMLLMSRHNIRHLPVTRDGVLEGCITTTNLVRLQAPSAVYLVGDLHKQETAEGMAAVLRPLPELVWRLADAGLSASNIGHVVSALTDAATVRLVRLAEKALGPAPVPYAWAAAGSQGRQEQTAFSDQDNCLILDDTYDEAVHGAYFTAFTRFVCDGLNVCGYVHCPGGTMAMTPTWRLPVREWKALFRRWVEEPDPKALMLSSIFFDLRLVRGPKALFEAVQGPALERARQNRAFLAHLARHALGHQPPLGFFRHLVLERGGENANKLDLKHKGLIPIIDLARVHALAAGVAAVNTQERLDLVRERGGLSPEGAANLRDALEFIALTRVRHQARRSREGQALDNFLAPADLSPLERSYLKDAFGVVKTMQSALAHVFQVGRL
- a CDS encoding diguanylate cyclase encodes the protein MKSTDVYSDPARERLDATVRSFIETAQGQGEELVSLAAAFVDGAREEVEGRQRLRFLAHRLAGSAGSLGYCALGRTAAALERLILVLPETQVDRDTLDQLEYLAYLVNEEIRALDPEASLLHAPLLRRSFLAPGKSGPAPVVLTLGVERALSLALEEAGFEALVWDEERSLQALPLTPLAGGVVELGTAPDRELEQALGGLRAAGIPVVAIGGAGTFLWRVRAYRLGANAYLPHAEAGECVEALLRLMAEASLEPWRVLVIADTPLVAGFVGGVLDEAGIQCEILGHPEEVLGRLVAFEPDVLVVDVGMRSYSAAEVAAVVRDAAPQAVPIVAVSHRRDASAQQAALAAGVDLLLSWPLHPEVVVAAIEAQGRRGRLARENQRHEPPTGLLTNDALQEHLQREVARARRAGTPLSMAVFDPDRLRSLLTQHGHQVGDQLVRFLAQTLRRRLRGSDAAGRCCGTAVAAILPGATVGQAASVIGSLLEEIHGKSLSTPEGPVSITVSAGVAELADPREGVVDPAVAMRDLLERVEQALAQARAEGGGRMIVAPPL
- a CDS encoding response regulator transcription factor; translation: MRVLVVEDEPTLAASLARVLERAGFVVDVAPDGEEGHFLGDTEPYDAVVLDLGLPRLDGVGVLRRWRADGRSMPVLILTARGGWAEKVAGFEAGADDFLAKPFEMEEVIYRLKALIRRASGHGATTLTVGPLRYDTLSGKAWVDGVPLDLTAQEGRILSYLLHHAGRPVSRTEIIEHVYDRDFDSDSNVIDVLIGRLRRKLGAPLIHTVRGLGYCLEAR
- a CDS encoding ATP-binding protein, whose amino-acid sequence is MSRPPPSLRRRLLTSGAAWLLTAVAGAYALLDWAIADTLERTFQGRLALDLESLIAATEVTTAGQIRLTREPPNPLFARPYSGWYWQISHGEAVQRSRSLWDTVLPTQLPPESGALHTHTEAGPEGQRIQVVERDIFLPDLPGPVHVLIAAERDSLEAEVRRLRVLLGGCLVVLAGGVLVGTVVQVRFGLSPVRKVGRDLERLRQAPDARLDSEQPGELAPLVRALNSVLDHDADLIARARAHVGNLAHGLKTPLAVLRAATEEGESVPAEVVRSEIATMHRLVERHLTRARAVTGSGSARGLQVSVLESARRLKATVLALHRRDLQVEVEGDEAARFVGDPDDLLEILGNLLDNACKWARAHVRVQGRVTASGLEIVVEDDGPGLPETEHEGVLRRGARLDDTKPGHGLGLDIVSDLVALYGGHLTLARSELGGLAVLVRF
- a CDS encoding DNA translocase FtsK, with amino-acid sequence MAAPVLVITLWGMRLLTGRTVPAVWGRLLVLIAATLTLTLALAAAPPPREWPILAGLGGFAGLLLGERIAIGLALAGVPDNLETWVSLCGLILGGFGLLGLQWAAVITWHDYAATARSFGRIGTTMTEALHALANRLHGRPRPPASDKTPPRPVPAPRRWPRRETDLMPDAPLQPGADTLPGTDREGPAIIAPRPPAPPRPPQPRITPEAIVPREETDTPVTPPPLDLLAPSEPSTLLPLDEEALTQNARVLESVLSDFGVRGGIVKVRPGPVVTLYELAPAPGTKTARVVGLADDIARSMSALSARIAVVPGRNVIGIELPNSERDMVRLRGVLESPEFTAHPGSLPLALGRDISGDAVVVDLARMPHLLIAGTTGSGKSVAVNTMILSLLFRLSPQRVRLIMIDPKMLELSIYDGIPHLLTPVVTDPHKAVVALKWAAREMENRYRIMSTLGVRNIDGYNRKILEAQAKGASLTRTVQVGFDPETGKPLYEEQPIDPNPLPYIVILVDEMADLMLVAGKEVEGIIQRLAQMARAGGIHLIMATQRPSVDVITGTIKANFPTRVSFQVTSKIDSRTILGESGAEQLLGQGDMLYMAAGGRITRVHGPFVCDQEVESVCAHLRAQAEPAYLDAVLEEDEGDPVTLGSGISGEDASLYDQAVALVLRTRRPSTSAVQRHLKIGYNRAATLIERMETEGVISKPNHAGKRDVLVPAGEDDVGGALG
- a CDS encoding exonuclease domain-containing protein — its product is MAGGPEPWDAEREAWELARTEAALEALRLGEGERRPGLFDGLAHRTEPWWRHVFGLSLRRSWLGWRSPPGPLRTYYRTPIGDGDLPWTAVEYLALDIEATGLDADTDEILSIGYVPIVEGRIRLAGAGYHLVRPRRPVPEETAVLHGILDGHLETAPRLGSVMPLVLRALAGRVVVAHHARLERFFLSRACRRLYGQPLELSFVDTLELEYQALIRAGHPVERGALRLAAARARRGLPRYKAHNALTDAVAAAELLLAQAEGLSDDAPVRVRALLG